Sequence from the Plasmodium cynomolgi strain B DNA, scaffold: 0035, whole genome shotgun sequence genome:
TCTTATAGAGTTGTTCACATGATGGTTGCCCTTCAAATTGATCCACACCAAGCACTTTCTCTGCGTCCAATTCGTGTGGTTCCTCCTCTATATTTTCTAGCAAATGTCGGAACCAATCTTTTTCGCTGTGTACTTCCATAAGGTCCCGTTGCTTCGATGCCCATTGTCTCCACAAACTCTTTTGCATTTCTATGAATGGAATATCACTATCGTCTTTTAGTTCGCTCTGCCCGGATTCCTGGATCTTCACGTTTGCTTTCTGTTgatgttttttccattcgaATTTTAAGGCATGAAACCAAGGTTGATATTTACATTCTTCTAGTAACCCTTTATTCCGTTCTATCCAATGGAGCCATTTTGTACAGTTTAAGTGCAAGTTCCCGTTGGAGTCTGAAGTCCGGAATCCGCTCCCCCGAGGAGGAAGCTTCTGTTCCATCCTTACGTCCATGCTCTTATCCCTAGAGTCATGTTCCCTATTTTGATACCTGTTCGTTCCTATGAAATCATTTCTTATGGAATTATTGTTGGATGAACCATAGTCAGAGGAATCATAGGTTGATGAATCCTGGTTACCTGAGGGATCATCTAATAAAGTACTATCTGTGCTTCTATCGTTCTTTGAATTGTCATTCATGGATTCAGGCTTCATAAACTGTTCCACGaggatttgaagaaaatctTCCTTGACTAAGTCAGAATCCGGCGTTTGACATTCGTTTAAGACTTCTAAATGGATATCAATAATGGTCTTGCGGTTAACACGACggttcccccctttttgttgctttttctGGGCCCACGTATAGGCGGACGTTCTTTAACCATGCGATATTCATAAAGCGTGTCATTCGGAGTTGAGGGAATATCCTGAGTTGTCACATGTTCGATGTGATCGAGGATGTTTTCTTCTAAAGAAGGAAGAGGTTGTTCTGTCAATTGTTGTATTTTCCGATattgtcttcttcttcttttaccAAGCATTGCGAAATacttacacaaaaaagaaaggaggaGGTGTTGAGTTTGTAATAATAGTTTTAATAATGGTTAATATACGAAGAAAAtaagtattatatatgtgtgtaatGTGTTAGTAAATATGGAGTATTAATAAGTATAAGGTGTTTTTACACATGCAGAATATACTCACCTtccaaaggaaaaaggataGTATAAAGATGCCAATTAAGATAGGAACAATAGGGATATATGGGGTGATATCTAACCCATCATCTGGTTTGGATGGTGGATAGTTTGAACTTATAATTGTTGTTCCTGAATCATGTGGGGCGCTACCCTTCCCCCCAACCCATCCTTTTGTTGATCTTGTTGTTGATGTGTTGTGTGTTCCATGTTCACTTAATGCTGGAGTGGGAAACG
This genomic interval carries:
- a CDS encoding hypothetical protein (putative), translated to MNDNSKNDRSTDSNQDSSTYDSSDYGSSNNNSIRNDFIGTNRYQNREHDSRDKSMDVRMEQKLPPRGSGFRTSDSNGNLHLNCTKWLHWIERNKGLLEECKYQPWFHALKFEWKKHQQKANVKIQESGQSELKDDSDIPFIEMQKSLWRQWASKQRDLMEVHSEKDWFRHLLENIEEEPHELDAEKVLGVDQFEGQPSCEQLYKKNN